A genomic region of Streptosporangium lutulentum contains the following coding sequences:
- a CDS encoding SDR family NAD(P)-dependent oxidoreductase codes for MEFANQIVLVTGGTAGIGLEAARLFVREGAQVIITGRDTERGKKAVNAINDTGRVRFIQADLADLDSVNSLVEQSGPVDVIVNNAGAFPVALTIEQDVAGFQKIFDTNVRGAYFLVAKLVPHMLGKGRGNIVNVTTMATSKGIPGASVYSASKSALASFTRTWAAEFGPHIRVNTVAPGTTRTDGVLVEWGESIEDIARTSPLGRTARAHEIAEAILFLASPRASYLTGATINVDAGATAV; via the coding sequence ATGGAATTCGCAAACCAGATCGTGCTGGTCACCGGCGGAACTGCGGGAATCGGCCTGGAGGCCGCGCGTTTGTTCGTCCGTGAGGGCGCGCAGGTGATCATCACCGGTCGTGACACCGAGCGGGGCAAGAAGGCCGTCAACGCGATCAACGACACCGGGCGCGTGCGCTTCATCCAGGCCGACCTGGCCGACCTGGACTCGGTGAACTCGCTGGTCGAGCAGAGTGGCCCGGTCGACGTCATCGTCAACAACGCCGGAGCCTTCCCGGTCGCACTGACGATCGAGCAGGATGTCGCGGGCTTCCAGAAGATCTTTGACACCAATGTGCGCGGCGCTTACTTCCTCGTCGCCAAACTCGTGCCGCACATGCTCGGCAAGGGCCGGGGCAACATCGTCAACGTCACCACCATGGCCACGTCCAAGGGAATACCCGGAGCATCGGTCTACAGCGCCTCGAAGTCCGCGCTGGCCTCGTTCACTCGCACGTGGGCCGCGGAATTCGGCCCCCACATCCGGGTCAACACCGTTGCTCCCGGCACGACCAGGACCGACGGGGTGCTCGTCGAATGGGGTGAGAGCATCGAGGACATCGCCAGGACGTCGCCACTGGGCCGCACCGCCCGCGCTCACGAGATCGCCGAGGCCATCCTGTTCCTCGCGTCCCCGCGCGCGAGCTACCTCACCGGTGCGACGATCAATGTCGACGCCGGCGCCACCGCCGTCTGA
- a CDS encoding cupin domain-containing protein: MDSVSHLIRLARLQAILDKRCLLAGATVMDVPPQGEGKAHFHVLLDGACVLELSDRRIELQPGDVVLLPRGTPHRIRTTGAGHEQGVVETPGGAFSTIRSRAGESVIDLFCGHYSFGPGAGAMLFRSLPDPLRVSFAESGEANENVRMLSAIMRREAQNDGPGTAAILSALCNALLAMVLRKSNGRLAETALWTAAHDERIRAVIDEVFRDPGGEWPIARLARVAAMSRATFIRHFSHSTGMTVGAFLTHIRLMTAAELLVDTELTVASVAAEVGYRSESAFSRAFRMATGSTPARFRRNLEHAV; encoded by the coding sequence ATGGATTCAGTCAGTCACCTCATCCGCCTGGCGAGACTGCAGGCGATCCTGGACAAGCGCTGCCTTCTCGCCGGTGCGACCGTCATGGACGTGCCCCCGCAGGGCGAGGGCAAGGCGCACTTCCACGTCCTGCTCGACGGCGCGTGCGTGCTCGAGCTTTCAGATCGGCGCATCGAGCTTCAGCCGGGCGACGTCGTGCTGCTCCCTCGTGGTACGCCGCACCGCATCCGCACCACCGGAGCCGGGCACGAGCAAGGGGTCGTCGAAACTCCCGGTGGCGCGTTCTCCACCATCCGCAGCCGGGCGGGTGAGAGCGTGATCGACCTCTTCTGCGGGCACTACTCGTTCGGTCCCGGCGCGGGTGCCATGCTCTTTCGGAGCCTTCCCGACCCCTTGCGCGTGTCCTTCGCGGAGTCCGGCGAGGCGAATGAGAACGTCCGGATGCTGAGCGCGATCATGCGGCGGGAGGCGCAGAACGACGGGCCCGGCACCGCGGCCATTCTCTCGGCGCTCTGCAACGCGCTGCTCGCGATGGTGCTGCGGAAGTCGAACGGACGACTCGCCGAAACAGCGTTGTGGACCGCCGCCCACGACGAGCGGATCCGTGCCGTCATCGACGAGGTGTTCCGGGACCCCGGCGGCGAGTGGCCGATCGCGCGCCTCGCACGAGTGGCGGCGATGTCGCGGGCCACATTCATCCGGCACTTCTCCCACAGCACCGGAATGACCGTCGGCGCGTTTCTCACGCACATCCGGTTGATGACCGCAGCCGAACTTCTCGTCGACACCGAGCTCACGGTCGCCTCGGTCGCCGCCGAAGTCGGCTACCGTTCCGAGTCCGCGTTCAGCCGGGCGTTCCGCATGGCGACCGGGTCGACGCCGGCCCGGTTCCGCCGGAATCTCGAACACGCGGTGTGA
- a CDS encoding FAD-dependent oxidoreductase — protein sequence MDTTNDTLQADLLVIGFGKGGKAVAKTMGRLGKRVVLVEQSQRMYGGTCPNVGCVPTKALVHHAGQRRESDSAQEWYARSVKEVQTLTALFRRGNYEALNNAETSTVLTGRATFLDPHTVSVDAGGERLLVSAATILINTGAETVIPDTPGLRESKHTLTSTALIETTTLPERLAIVGGGYIGIEFASIYRQFGAHVTLFEASGRILSREDDEAAAVAEAILTGDGIEIIKGAHVSEVRDTAHGASVIYEAGGRRYTLDVDAILAATGRAPATRDLGLEAAGVRTTAHGAVEVDEYLRTSQPHIYALGDVRGGPQHTYLSLDDSRVVLDQLLGQGRRSVSDRVAVPRTLFMTPPLATVGLTEKEARAAGYRVKIASEPVAEIVAMPRAYIVEETRGFMKFVIDADTDKILGAVLLSVDAQELINTVALAIRHDITASELRDAVYNHPTSTEAFNEVLATIVRVDAPQTAGV from the coding sequence ATGGACACCACCAACGACACTCTTCAGGCCGATCTTCTTGTCATCGGTTTCGGCAAGGGCGGCAAGGCCGTCGCGAAAACGATGGGCCGCCTCGGCAAGCGCGTGGTGCTCGTCGAGCAGTCGCAGCGGATGTACGGAGGCACCTGCCCCAACGTCGGCTGCGTACCGACCAAGGCACTGGTCCACCACGCCGGTCAGCGCCGGGAGAGCGACTCGGCGCAGGAATGGTACGCGCGCTCGGTCAAGGAGGTCCAAACTCTCACCGCGCTGTTTCGGCGCGGCAACTACGAGGCGTTGAACAACGCCGAAACCTCAACCGTCCTCACCGGCCGAGCCACCTTCCTCGATCCGCACACCGTCAGCGTCGACGCCGGCGGCGAACGCCTGCTGGTCTCCGCCGCGACCATCCTGATCAACACCGGCGCCGAAACGGTTATCCCGGACACCCCGGGCCTGCGCGAGAGCAAGCACACCCTGACCAGCACCGCGCTGATCGAGACGACCACCCTGCCCGAACGGCTGGCGATCGTGGGCGGCGGCTACATCGGCATCGAGTTCGCCTCGATCTACCGTCAGTTCGGCGCCCACGTCACCCTGTTCGAAGCCTCCGGGCGAATCCTGAGCCGGGAGGACGACGAGGCCGCCGCCGTCGCCGAGGCCATCCTCACCGGCGACGGCATCGAGATCATCAAGGGCGCGCACGTCAGCGAGGTACGCGACACCGCGCACGGCGCGAGCGTGATCTATGAGGCGGGCGGGCGCCGGTACACCCTGGACGTCGATGCCATCCTGGCCGCCACCGGGCGCGCGCCGGCAACCCGTGATCTCGGGCTGGAGGCCGCCGGGGTCCGCACCACCGCGCACGGCGCGGTCGAGGTCGACGAGTATCTGCGCACCAGCCAGCCGCACATCTACGCCCTGGGCGATGTGCGCGGCGGGCCGCAGCACACCTATCTGTCCCTCGATGACAGCCGGGTCGTCTTGGATCAGCTTCTGGGCCAGGGCCGGCGCTCGGTGTCCGATCGGGTCGCGGTGCCGCGCACCCTGTTCATGACTCCGCCGCTGGCCACCGTCGGGCTCACCGAAAAGGAGGCCCGCGCGGCCGGATACCGGGTGAAGATCGCCAGTGAGCCCGTGGCCGAGATCGTGGCGATGCCGCGCGCCTACATCGTGGAGGAGACCCGCGGATTCATGAAGTTCGTGATCGACGCCGACACCGACAAGATCCTGGGCGCCGTTCTGCTGAGCGTCGACGCGCAGGAGCTGATCAACACGGTCGCGCTCGCCATCCGGCACGACATCACGGCGTCGGAGCTTCGTGACGCGGTTTACAACCATCCCACCTCGACCGAGGCGTTCAACGAGGTGCTGGCCACCATCGTGCGTGTTGATGCGCCGCAGACCGCCGGCGTGTAA
- a CDS encoding GNAT family N-acetyltransferase: MTVALRAEATPSAPALFLRPWNDGDVPSLVEVYRDPVLRHWTTLSAESVDDAVRWLDVQRRGWETGERLSFAVHEDRTGSGESESESRLVANVVLKRTDRHSGSAEVGYWTAAHARGRGVAPRALEALTVWAFDTFAADKLERLELLHQVDNTASCRVAEKARYRFHEVLPARPPFPRDGHLHVRRADAPL, encoded by the coding sequence ATGACCGTCGCGTTGCGGGCAGAGGCCACGCCGTCCGCTCCCGCGCTCTTCCTGCGCCCCTGGAACGACGGCGACGTCCCGTCGCTGGTCGAGGTGTACCGCGACCCCGTGTTGCGTCACTGGACGACGCTCTCCGCCGAGAGCGTCGACGACGCGGTGCGGTGGCTGGACGTCCAGAGGCGGGGCTGGGAGACCGGGGAGCGGCTGAGCTTCGCGGTGCACGAGGACCGGACCGGCTCCGGCGAGAGCGAGAGCGAGAGCCGGTTGGTGGCCAACGTGGTGCTGAAGAGAACCGACCGCCACAGTGGGTCCGCCGAGGTCGGCTACTGGACGGCGGCCCACGCCCGGGGCCGGGGGGTGGCCCCTCGCGCGCTTGAGGCCCTCACCGTGTGGGCCTTCGACACCTTCGCCGCCGACAAGCTGGAACGTCTCGAACTGCTTCACCAGGTGGACAACACCGCGTCGTGCCGCGTCGCGGAGAAGGCCCGATACCGGTTCCACGAGGTCCTGCCCGCCCGGCCGCCCTTCCCCAGGGACGGTCACCTGCACGTACGGCGGGCCGACGCCCCCCTCTGA